In Falco biarmicus isolate bFalBia1 chromosome 6, bFalBia1.pri, whole genome shotgun sequence, the following are encoded in one genomic region:
- the RSPH3 gene encoding radial spoke head protein 3 homolog has product MLPARQLEVAAAPAVLYSYCSRPRALPARPKYRAPPDAAEPEKEPLRYANLMYDRRVVRGNTYSLQVKPVSTQPNPLEIQRQREARERALARKRAKEQMQPRTPEPVEGREHIHVQTELYLEEISDRIVEVDTECQTDAFLDRPPTPLFIPAKTGKDVATQIEEGELFDFDVEVKPILEVLIGKTVEQALLEVMEEEELAQLWAHQRAYAELRNAELAEVQRLEEQDRRYREEKERRKRQHMQMLQKQKETTEKIAARAFAQRYLADLIPSVFNNLRDSGFFYDPIERDIETEFLPWLMTEVEETLEKKVLGRTVLDSLIRTVVEKRLDAFSHKPLSDETEAPAEELRPADAAPQADSETDAADQLVAEKEGGDQPVADEHPSRHVSFQLEESDQAGTGDLETE; this is encoded by the exons ATGCTGCCCGCCCGCCAGCTGGAGGTGGCGGCGGCCCCCGCCGTCCTCTACAGCTACTGCAGCCGGCCCCGCGCCCTGCCCGCTCGCCCCAAGTACCGAGCGCCGCCGGACGCCGCCGAGCC CGAGAAGGAGCCGCTCCGTTACGCCAACCTCATGTACGACCGCCGAGTAGTGCGTGGCAACACCTACTCCCTTCAAGTCAAACCTGTG AGCACCCAACCCAATCCCCTAGAGATTCAAAGGCAGAGGGAAGCACGGGAAAGAGCACTGGCTAGAAAGCGTGCAAAAGAGCAAATGCAACCAAGAACACCTGAGCCTGTGGAAGGCAGAGAGCACATTCATGTACAGACAG AACTGTATTTGGAAGAGATTAGTGACCGGATAGTAGAGGTTGATACAGAATGTCAAACAGATGCATTTTTGGACAGACCACCCACTCCGCTTTTCATACCAgccaaaacaggaaaagatgtGGCCACGCAAATAGAAGAAGGAGAG TTGTTTGACTTTGATGTTGAAGTCAAGCCGATCCTGGAAGTGTTGATTGGGAAAACGGTTGAGCAAGCTTTGCTGGAAGTCATGGAGGAAGAAGAGCTGGCCCAGCTGTGGGCACATCAGCGTGCCTATGCCGAGCTGCGTAATGCAGAGCTTGCTGAAGTACAGCGCCTGGAAGAGCAGGACAGGCGATACAGAGAGGAGAAG GAACGTCGCAAACGCCAGCACatgcaaatgctgcagaaacagaaagagacCACAGAGAAAATTGCAGCTCGGGCATTCGCTCAGCGTTACTTGGCTGATCTCATTCCCTCAGTCTTCAACAATCTTCGTGatagtggatttttttatgaCCCTATAGAAAGAG ATATTGAGACAGAATTCCTTCCGTGGCTGATGACAGAAGTGGAAGAAACACTAGAGAAGAAGGTTCTGGGGAGGACAGTGCTTGACT CCTTGATTCGTACAGTGGTTGAAAAACGGTTAGATGCATTTAGCCATAAGCCTCTGTCTGATGAGACAGAGGCACCTGCTGAAGAGCTCAGGCCAGCAGATGCAGCACCCCAGGCGGACAGTGAGACAGACGCTGCTGACCAACTGGTTGCAGAGAAAGAAGGGGGTGACCAACCTGTTGCTGATGAACACCCTTCACGTCACGTCTCTTTCCAGTTAGAAGAGTCGGATCAAGCAGGAACAGGGGATTTAGAAACTGAGTAA